The proteins below are encoded in one region of Delphinus delphis chromosome 4, mDelDel1.2, whole genome shotgun sequence:
- the FBXO45 gene encoding F-box/SPRY domain-containing protein 1: protein MAAPAPGAGAASGGAGCSGGGGAGAGSGAAGAGGRLPSRVLELVFSYLELSELRSCALVCKHWYRCLHGDENSEVWRSLCARSLAEEALRTDILCNLPSYKAKIRAFQHAFSTNDCSRNVYIKKNGFTLHRNPIAQSTDGARTKIGFSEGRHAWEVWWEGPLGTVAVIGIATKRAPMQCQGYVALLGSDDQSWGWNLVDNNLLHNGEVNGSFPQCNNAPKYQIGERIRVILDMEDKTLAFERGYEFLGVAFRGLPKVCLYPAVSAVYGNTEVTLVYLGKPLDG from the exons ATGGCGGCGCCGGCCCCGGGGGCTGGGGCAGCCTCGGGAGGCGCTGGCTGTAGCGGTGGCGGCGGCGCGGGCGCCGGCTCCGGGGCCGCCGGGGCCGGGGGCCGGCTGCCCAGCCGGGTGCTGGAGTTGGTGTTCTCCTACCTGGAGCTGTCCGAGCTGCGGAGCTGCGCCCTGGTGTGCAAGCACTGGTACCGCTGCCTGCACGGCGATGAGAACAGCGAGGTGTGGCGAAGCCTATGCGCCCGCAGCTTGGCAGAGGAGGCTTTGCGCACGGACATCCTCTGCAACCTGCCGAGCTACAAGGCCAAG ATACGTGCTTTCCAACATGCTTTCAGCACTAACGACTGCTCCAGGAATGTCTACATTAAGAAGAATGGCTTTACTTTACATCGAAACCCCATCGCTCAGAGCACTGATGGTGCAAGGACCAAGATTGGTTTCAGTGAGGGCCGCCATGCATGGGAAGTGTGGTGGGAGGGCCCTCTGGGCACTGTGGCAGTGATTGGAATTGCCACAAAACGGGCCCCCATGCAATGCCAAGGTTATGTGGCATTGCTGGGCAGTGATGaccagagctggggctggaatcTAGTGGACAATAATCTACTACATAATGGAGAAGTCAATGGCAGTTTTCCACAATGCAACAATGCACCAAAATATCAG ATAGGAGAAAGAATTCGAGTCATCTTGGACATGGAAGATAAGACTTTAGCTTTTGAACGTGGATATGAATTCCTGGGGGTTGCCTTTAGAGGACTTCCAAAGGTCTGCTTATATCCAgcagtttctgctgtatatggTAACACAGAAGTGACTTTGGTTTACCTTGGAAAACCTTTGGATGGATGA